Proteins from one Salvelinus sp. IW2-2015 linkage group LG9, ASM291031v2, whole genome shotgun sequence genomic window:
- the itpka gene encoding inositol-trisphosphate 3-kinase A isoform X2 codes for MPKEREKRRKSSKEAGLSGAGISDGFVKERRTSRRASELRDELCQVKEVRLSEFNSTQVQTSMMEALRVPQVTITPDGGCSREIQQEDWADVEGSLRRKMSNSSISSTGSSIMLEESEDDILSDNETKSKGNITLEHLCEDTSEQSKPWWKIKTIVNWPFVSPQRRNLSWVQLAGHKGNFKAGGEGTILKKFSENEKLCFERLQGDVLQDFVPGYYGVVERDGDPFLHMTDLLVNFDRPSVMDCKMGVRTYLEEELVRARERPKLRRDLFDKMLEVDSEAPSPQEHLQRAVTKPRYMQWRETLSSTHTLGFRIEGIKKADGTCHTDFKKTRSKEDITQIFRDFATNNTNILNSYLSKLAKIQQALMSSEFFKRHEVIGSSLLFIHDHTERAEVWLIDFGKTTALPEGQTLDHSIPWQEGNREDGYMWGLDNLMRTLGSLTNKGTSEGSNEGL; via the exons AtgccgaaggagagagagaagaggcgaaaGTCCTCCAAGGAGGCAGGGCTGTCTGGCGCTGGTATTAGTGATGGGTTCGTTAAAGAGCGCAGAACAAGCCGCAGAGCATCTGAGCTTCGCGATGAACTCTGCCAGGTGAAAGAAGTAAGATTATCTGAGTTTAACTCCACTCAAGTGCAAACAAGTATGATGGAGGCGCTCCGTGTACCGCAGGTGACAATAACCCCAGATGGAGGCTGCTCGCGGGAGATCCAGCAGGAGGACTGGGCTGATGTGGAAGGCTCTCTGCGACGGAAAATGTCAAACTCCTCGATCTCCTCAACAGGTTCCTCCATCATGTTGGAAGAGTCAGAGGATGACATTCTGAGTGACAACGAGACAAAGAGCAAGGGAAATATCACTTTAGAACATTTGTGTGAGGACACGAGTGAA CAGAGCAAACCCTGGTGGAAGATAAAGACTATCGTCAACTGGCCTTTTGTTTCCCCACAAAGAAGAAACCTGTCTTGGGTTCAACTAGCGGGACACAAAG GTAATTTCAAAGCTGGCGGCGAAGGCACCATTCTGAAGAAGTTCTCTGAGAATGAGAAGCTGTGTTTTGAGAGGCTGCAGGGAGATGTGCTCCAGGACTTTGTACCAGGATATTATGGTGTGGTGGAGAGGGATGGGGATCCCTTCCTACATATGACTGATCTACTAGTCAACTTTGATAGACCCAGTGTCATGGACTGCAAGATGGGAGTGAG GACGTATCTGGAGGAGGAGCTGGTGCGAGCCCGAGAGCGGCCTAAGCTCCGTAGGGACCTGTTTGACAAGATGCTGGAGGTGGACAGCGAGGCCCCCAGCCCCCAGGAGCACCTCCAGAGGGCCGTCACCAAACCCCGCTACATGCAGTGGAGAGAGACCctcagctccacacacacactgggtttcCGCATCGAAGGCATCAAA AAAGCTGACGGGACGTGTCATACGGATTTCAAGAAGACCCGGTCTAAGGAGGATATCACTCAGATCTTCAGGGACTTTgccacaaacaacacaaacatactA AATTCCTACCTGAGTAAACTAGCAAAAATTCAACAAGCCCTGATGTCATCTGAGTTCTTCAAGAGACACGAG GTGATTGGGAGctccctcctcttcatccatGACCACACTGAGCGAGCTGAGGTTTGGCTCATTGACTTCGGCAAGACTACAGCTTTACCAGAGGGACAGACTCTGGACCACTCCATACCCTGGCAGGAGGGCAACCGAGAGGACGGATACATGTGGGGACTGGACAACCTGATGAGGACACTGGGCTCTTTGACTAACAAAGGAACTAGTGAAGGAAGTAATGAGGGCCTTTAA
- the itpka gene encoding inositol-trisphosphate 3-kinase A isoform X1: protein MPKEREKRRKSSKEAGLSGAGISDGFVKERRTSRRASELRDELCQVKEVRLSEFNSTQVQTSMMEALRVPQVTITPDGGCSREIQQEDWADVEGSLRRKMSNSSISSTGSSIMLEESEDDILSDNETKSKGNITLEHLCEDTSEQSKPWWKIKTIVNWPFVSPQRRNLSWVQLAGHKGNFKAGGEGTILKKFSENEKLCFERLQGDVLQDFVPGYYGVVERDGDPFLHMTDLLVNFDRPSVMDCKMGVRTYLEEELVRARERPKLRRDLFDKMLEVDSEAPSPQEHLQRAVTKPRYMQWRETLSSTHTLGFRIEGIKATDGTCHTDFKKTRSKEDITQIFRDFATNNTNILNSYLSKLAKIQQALMSSEFFKRHEVIGSSLLFIHDHTERAEVWLIDFGKTTALPEGQTLDHSIPWQEGNREDGYMWGLDNLMRTLGSLTNKGTSEGSNEGL from the exons AtgccgaaggagagagagaagaggcgaaaGTCCTCCAAGGAGGCAGGGCTGTCTGGCGCTGGTATTAGTGATGGGTTCGTTAAAGAGCGCAGAACAAGCCGCAGAGCATCTGAGCTTCGCGATGAACTCTGCCAGGTGAAAGAAGTAAGATTATCTGAGTTTAACTCCACTCAAGTGCAAACAAGTATGATGGAGGCGCTCCGTGTACCGCAGGTGACAATAACCCCAGATGGAGGCTGCTCGCGGGAGATCCAGCAGGAGGACTGGGCTGATGTGGAAGGCTCTCTGCGACGGAAAATGTCAAACTCCTCGATCTCCTCAACAGGTTCCTCCATCATGTTGGAAGAGTCAGAGGATGACATTCTGAGTGACAACGAGACAAAGAGCAAGGGAAATATCACTTTAGAACATTTGTGTGAGGACACGAGTGAA CAGAGCAAACCCTGGTGGAAGATAAAGACTATCGTCAACTGGCCTTTTGTTTCCCCACAAAGAAGAAACCTGTCTTGGGTTCAACTAGCGGGACACAAAG GTAATTTCAAAGCTGGCGGCGAAGGCACCATTCTGAAGAAGTTCTCTGAGAATGAGAAGCTGTGTTTTGAGAGGCTGCAGGGAGATGTGCTCCAGGACTTTGTACCAGGATATTATGGTGTGGTGGAGAGGGATGGGGATCCCTTCCTACATATGACTGATCTACTAGTCAACTTTGATAGACCCAGTGTCATGGACTGCAAGATGGGAGTGAG GACGTATCTGGAGGAGGAGCTGGTGCGAGCCCGAGAGCGGCCTAAGCTCCGTAGGGACCTGTTTGACAAGATGCTGGAGGTGGACAGCGAGGCCCCCAGCCCCCAGGAGCACCTCCAGAGGGCCGTCACCAAACCCCGCTACATGCAGTGGAGAGAGACCctcagctccacacacacactgggtttcCGCATCGAAGGCATCAAAGCAA CTGACGGGACGTGTCATACGGATTTCAAGAAGACCCGGTCTAAGGAGGATATCACTCAGATCTTCAGGGACTTTgccacaaacaacacaaacatactA AATTCCTACCTGAGTAAACTAGCAAAAATTCAACAAGCCCTGATGTCATCTGAGTTCTTCAAGAGACACGAG GTGATTGGGAGctccctcctcttcatccatGACCACACTGAGCGAGCTGAGGTTTGGCTCATTGACTTCGGCAAGACTACAGCTTTACCAGAGGGACAGACTCTGGACCACTCCATACCCTGGCAGGAGGGCAACCGAGAGGACGGATACATGTGGGGACTGGACAACCTGATGAGGACACTGGGCTCTTTGACTAACAAAGGAACTAGTGAAGGAAGTAATGAGGGCCTTTAA
- the itpka gene encoding inositol-trisphosphate 3-kinase A isoform X4 — MPKEREKRRKSSKEAGLSGAGISDGFVKERRTSRRASELRDELCQVKEVRLSEFNSTQVQTSMMEALRVPQVTITPDGGCSREIQQEDWADVEGSLRRKMSNSSISSTGSSIMLEESEDDILSDNETKSKGNITLEHLCEDTSESKPWWKIKTIVNWPFVSPQRRNLSWVQLAGHKGNFKAGGEGTILKKFSENEKLCFERLQGDVLQDFVPGYYGVVERDGDPFLHMTDLLVNFDRPSVMDCKMGVRTYLEEELVRARERPKLRRDLFDKMLEVDSEAPSPQEHLQRAVTKPRYMQWRETLSSTHTLGFRIEGIKKADGTCHTDFKKTRSKEDITQIFRDFATNNTNILNSYLSKLAKIQQALMSSEFFKRHEVIGSSLLFIHDHTERAEVWLIDFGKTTALPEGQTLDHSIPWQEGNREDGYMWGLDNLMRTLGSLTNKGTSEGSNEGL, encoded by the exons AtgccgaaggagagagagaagaggcgaaaGTCCTCCAAGGAGGCAGGGCTGTCTGGCGCTGGTATTAGTGATGGGTTCGTTAAAGAGCGCAGAACAAGCCGCAGAGCATCTGAGCTTCGCGATGAACTCTGCCAGGTGAAAGAAGTAAGATTATCTGAGTTTAACTCCACTCAAGTGCAAACAAGTATGATGGAGGCGCTCCGTGTACCGCAGGTGACAATAACCCCAGATGGAGGCTGCTCGCGGGAGATCCAGCAGGAGGACTGGGCTGATGTGGAAGGCTCTCTGCGACGGAAAATGTCAAACTCCTCGATCTCCTCAACAGGTTCCTCCATCATGTTGGAAGAGTCAGAGGATGACATTCTGAGTGACAACGAGACAAAGAGCAAGGGAAATATCACTTTAGAACATTTGTGTGAGGACACGAGTGAA AGCAAACCCTGGTGGAAGATAAAGACTATCGTCAACTGGCCTTTTGTTTCCCCACAAAGAAGAAACCTGTCTTGGGTTCAACTAGCGGGACACAAAG GTAATTTCAAAGCTGGCGGCGAAGGCACCATTCTGAAGAAGTTCTCTGAGAATGAGAAGCTGTGTTTTGAGAGGCTGCAGGGAGATGTGCTCCAGGACTTTGTACCAGGATATTATGGTGTGGTGGAGAGGGATGGGGATCCCTTCCTACATATGACTGATCTACTAGTCAACTTTGATAGACCCAGTGTCATGGACTGCAAGATGGGAGTGAG GACGTATCTGGAGGAGGAGCTGGTGCGAGCCCGAGAGCGGCCTAAGCTCCGTAGGGACCTGTTTGACAAGATGCTGGAGGTGGACAGCGAGGCCCCCAGCCCCCAGGAGCACCTCCAGAGGGCCGTCACCAAACCCCGCTACATGCAGTGGAGAGAGACCctcagctccacacacacactgggtttcCGCATCGAAGGCATCAAA AAAGCTGACGGGACGTGTCATACGGATTTCAAGAAGACCCGGTCTAAGGAGGATATCACTCAGATCTTCAGGGACTTTgccacaaacaacacaaacatactA AATTCCTACCTGAGTAAACTAGCAAAAATTCAACAAGCCCTGATGTCATCTGAGTTCTTCAAGAGACACGAG GTGATTGGGAGctccctcctcttcatccatGACCACACTGAGCGAGCTGAGGTTTGGCTCATTGACTTCGGCAAGACTACAGCTTTACCAGAGGGACAGACTCTGGACCACTCCATACCCTGGCAGGAGGGCAACCGAGAGGACGGATACATGTGGGGACTGGACAACCTGATGAGGACACTGGGCTCTTTGACTAACAAAGGAACTAGTGAAGGAAGTAATGAGGGCCTTTAA
- the itpka gene encoding inositol-trisphosphate 3-kinase A isoform X5, giving the protein MPKEREKRRKSSKEAGLSGAGISDGFVKERRTSRRASELRDELCQVKEVRLSEFNSTQVQTSMMEALRVPQVTITPDGGCSREIQQEDWADVEGSLRRKMSNSSISSTGSSIMLEESEDDILSDNETKSKGNITLEHLCEDTSEQSKPWWKIKTIVNWPFVSPQRRNLSWVQLAGHKGNFKAGGEGTILKKFSENEKLCFERLQGDVLQDFVPGYYGVVERDGDPFLHMTDLLVNFDRPSVMDCKMGVRTYLEEELVRARERPKLRRDLFDKMLEVDSEAPSPQEHLQRAVTKPRYMQWRETLSSTHTLGFRIEGIKATDGTCHTDFKKTRSKEDITQIFRDFATNNTNILVIGSSLLFIHDHTERAEVWLIDFGKTTALPEGQTLDHSIPWQEGNREDGYMWGLDNLMRTLGSLTNKGTSEGSNEGL; this is encoded by the exons AtgccgaaggagagagagaagaggcgaaaGTCCTCCAAGGAGGCAGGGCTGTCTGGCGCTGGTATTAGTGATGGGTTCGTTAAAGAGCGCAGAACAAGCCGCAGAGCATCTGAGCTTCGCGATGAACTCTGCCAGGTGAAAGAAGTAAGATTATCTGAGTTTAACTCCACTCAAGTGCAAACAAGTATGATGGAGGCGCTCCGTGTACCGCAGGTGACAATAACCCCAGATGGAGGCTGCTCGCGGGAGATCCAGCAGGAGGACTGGGCTGATGTGGAAGGCTCTCTGCGACGGAAAATGTCAAACTCCTCGATCTCCTCAACAGGTTCCTCCATCATGTTGGAAGAGTCAGAGGATGACATTCTGAGTGACAACGAGACAAAGAGCAAGGGAAATATCACTTTAGAACATTTGTGTGAGGACACGAGTGAA CAGAGCAAACCCTGGTGGAAGATAAAGACTATCGTCAACTGGCCTTTTGTTTCCCCACAAAGAAGAAACCTGTCTTGGGTTCAACTAGCGGGACACAAAG GTAATTTCAAAGCTGGCGGCGAAGGCACCATTCTGAAGAAGTTCTCTGAGAATGAGAAGCTGTGTTTTGAGAGGCTGCAGGGAGATGTGCTCCAGGACTTTGTACCAGGATATTATGGTGTGGTGGAGAGGGATGGGGATCCCTTCCTACATATGACTGATCTACTAGTCAACTTTGATAGACCCAGTGTCATGGACTGCAAGATGGGAGTGAG GACGTATCTGGAGGAGGAGCTGGTGCGAGCCCGAGAGCGGCCTAAGCTCCGTAGGGACCTGTTTGACAAGATGCTGGAGGTGGACAGCGAGGCCCCCAGCCCCCAGGAGCACCTCCAGAGGGCCGTCACCAAACCCCGCTACATGCAGTGGAGAGAGACCctcagctccacacacacactgggtttcCGCATCGAAGGCATCAAAGCAA CTGACGGGACGTGTCATACGGATTTCAAGAAGACCCGGTCTAAGGAGGATATCACTCAGATCTTCAGGGACTTTgccacaaacaacacaaacatactA GTGATTGGGAGctccctcctcttcatccatGACCACACTGAGCGAGCTGAGGTTTGGCTCATTGACTTCGGCAAGACTACAGCTTTACCAGAGGGACAGACTCTGGACCACTCCATACCCTGGCAGGAGGGCAACCGAGAGGACGGATACATGTGGGGACTGGACAACCTGATGAGGACACTGGGCTCTTTGACTAACAAAGGAACTAGTGAAGGAAGTAATGAGGGCCTTTAA
- the itpka gene encoding inositol-trisphosphate 3-kinase A isoform X3: MPKEREKRRKSSKEAGLSGAGISDGFVKERRTSRRASELRDELCQVKEVRLSEFNSTQVQTSMMEALRVPQVTITPDGGCSREIQQEDWADVEGSLRRKMSNSSISSTGSSIMLEESEDDILSDNETKSKGNITLEHLCEDTSESKPWWKIKTIVNWPFVSPQRRNLSWVQLAGHKGNFKAGGEGTILKKFSENEKLCFERLQGDVLQDFVPGYYGVVERDGDPFLHMTDLLVNFDRPSVMDCKMGVRTYLEEELVRARERPKLRRDLFDKMLEVDSEAPSPQEHLQRAVTKPRYMQWRETLSSTHTLGFRIEGIKATDGTCHTDFKKTRSKEDITQIFRDFATNNTNILNSYLSKLAKIQQALMSSEFFKRHEVIGSSLLFIHDHTERAEVWLIDFGKTTALPEGQTLDHSIPWQEGNREDGYMWGLDNLMRTLGSLTNKGTSEGSNEGL; this comes from the exons AtgccgaaggagagagagaagaggcgaaaGTCCTCCAAGGAGGCAGGGCTGTCTGGCGCTGGTATTAGTGATGGGTTCGTTAAAGAGCGCAGAACAAGCCGCAGAGCATCTGAGCTTCGCGATGAACTCTGCCAGGTGAAAGAAGTAAGATTATCTGAGTTTAACTCCACTCAAGTGCAAACAAGTATGATGGAGGCGCTCCGTGTACCGCAGGTGACAATAACCCCAGATGGAGGCTGCTCGCGGGAGATCCAGCAGGAGGACTGGGCTGATGTGGAAGGCTCTCTGCGACGGAAAATGTCAAACTCCTCGATCTCCTCAACAGGTTCCTCCATCATGTTGGAAGAGTCAGAGGATGACATTCTGAGTGACAACGAGACAAAGAGCAAGGGAAATATCACTTTAGAACATTTGTGTGAGGACACGAGTGAA AGCAAACCCTGGTGGAAGATAAAGACTATCGTCAACTGGCCTTTTGTTTCCCCACAAAGAAGAAACCTGTCTTGGGTTCAACTAGCGGGACACAAAG GTAATTTCAAAGCTGGCGGCGAAGGCACCATTCTGAAGAAGTTCTCTGAGAATGAGAAGCTGTGTTTTGAGAGGCTGCAGGGAGATGTGCTCCAGGACTTTGTACCAGGATATTATGGTGTGGTGGAGAGGGATGGGGATCCCTTCCTACATATGACTGATCTACTAGTCAACTTTGATAGACCCAGTGTCATGGACTGCAAGATGGGAGTGAG GACGTATCTGGAGGAGGAGCTGGTGCGAGCCCGAGAGCGGCCTAAGCTCCGTAGGGACCTGTTTGACAAGATGCTGGAGGTGGACAGCGAGGCCCCCAGCCCCCAGGAGCACCTCCAGAGGGCCGTCACCAAACCCCGCTACATGCAGTGGAGAGAGACCctcagctccacacacacactgggtttcCGCATCGAAGGCATCAAAGCAA CTGACGGGACGTGTCATACGGATTTCAAGAAGACCCGGTCTAAGGAGGATATCACTCAGATCTTCAGGGACTTTgccacaaacaacacaaacatactA AATTCCTACCTGAGTAAACTAGCAAAAATTCAACAAGCCCTGATGTCATCTGAGTTCTTCAAGAGACACGAG GTGATTGGGAGctccctcctcttcatccatGACCACACTGAGCGAGCTGAGGTTTGGCTCATTGACTTCGGCAAGACTACAGCTTTACCAGAGGGACAGACTCTGGACCACTCCATACCCTGGCAGGAGGGCAACCGAGAGGACGGATACATGTGGGGACTGGACAACCTGATGAGGACACTGGGCTCTTTGACTAACAAAGGAACTAGTGAAGGAAGTAATGAGGGCCTTTAA